A part of Bacteroidota bacterium genomic DNA contains:
- the rpsE gene encoding 30S ribosomal protein S5, translated as MAKLNVQKLKASELELKDKVVNIRRVTKVTKGGRTFTFSATVVVGNGNGIVGEGLGKAREVQEAIKKAIDDAKKNLVNVPIFKGTIPHVQHGKFGAAKVMLRPASAGTGVIAGGSMRAVLESAGIKDVLAKSQGGSNPANVIKATLDALTQLRDPYTVSRNRGVAMEKVFKG; from the coding sequence ATGGCAAAACTGAACGTTCAAAAGCTCAAAGCGAGCGAACTCGAATTGAAAGACAAGGTGGTAAACATTCGCCGGGTGACCAAAGTAACCAAAGGTGGACGTACCTTTACCTTCTCAGCCACTGTGGTGGTAGGTAATGGCAACGGCATTGTTGGTGAAGGACTTGGAAAAGCCCGTGAGGTTCAGGAGGCAATTAAAAAAGCTATTGATGATGCCAAAAAGAATTTGGTGAACGTTCCGATATTTAAAGGAACCATTCCTCACGTTCAGCACGGAAAATTTGGTGCGGCTAAGGTGATGTTGCGTCCAGCTTCTGCCGGAACCGGTGTAATTGCCGGAGGTTCCATGCGTGCTGTTTTGGAAAGCGCAGGTATAAAAGATGTGTTGGCGAAGTCTCAGGGAGGTTCAAACCCCGCAAACGTTATTAAGGCTACATTGGATGCTTTGACGCAATTACGCGACCCTTATACTGTTTCTAGAAACAGAGGAGTAGCTATGGAAAAAGTATTTAAAGGATAA
- the rplR gene encoding 50S ribosomal protein L18: MAVDKATRRKKIRSRIRGKIAGTAERPRLSVYRSNKEIYVQLVNDETGTTLVAASTKDKDFARTGNKIEQSKSIGTTLAQKAAEKGITSVVFDRGGYLYHGRVKAVAEGAREGGLKF, from the coding sequence ATGGCAGTAGATAAAGCAACAAGAAGAAAGAAAATCAGGAGTAGAATCCGCGGTAAGATTGCAGGCACAGCCGAAAGGCCGCGGTTGAGTGTTTATCGTAGCAACAAGGAAATCTATGTTCAATTGGTCAACGATGAAACAGGAACTACCTTGGTAGCCGCATCTACGAAAGACAAGGATTTTGCCCGCACGGGAAACAAGATTGAGCAGAGCAAATCTATCGGCACAACGCTGGCGCAGAAAGCGGCTGAAAAAGGAATTACTTCTGTCGTGTTTGACCGTGGCGGATATCTATATCACGGCAGAGTGAAAGCCGTTGCAGAAGGTGCACGTGAAGGAGGATTGAAATTTTAA
- the rpsN gene encoding 30S ribosomal protein S14, with translation MAKKSVEARQRKRERLVAKFAEKRKTLKEAGEWELLDKLPKNSSKVRLRNRCALTGRGRGYVRMFGVSRIKFRDLASAGKIPGITKSSW, from the coding sequence ATGGCAAAGAAATCAGTAGAAGCCCGTCAGCGCAAAAGAGAAAGATTGGTGGCGAAGTTTGCGGAAAAAAGAAAGACCTTGAAAGAAGCAGGTGAATGGGAGCTTTTGGACAAGTTGCCCAAGAACAGTTCTAAGGTAAGACTGCGCAACCGTTGTGCCCTGACCGGAAGAGGTAGAGGTTATGTACGGATGTTTGGCGTTTCGCGTATTAAGTTCCGCGATTTGGCTAGTGCAGGAAAAATTCCGGGTATCACAAAATCGTCTTGGTAA
- a CDS encoding 30S ribosomal protein THX, giving the protein MGRGDKRTTKGKRFKKSFGNSRPQRVKAVATDATPAKAKKAKATKAKATKEDKPTVKKAPAKKAAAKKKASE; this is encoded by the coding sequence ATGGGTAGAGGAGATAAAAGAACCACAAAAGGAAAAAGATTTAAAAAATCGTTTGGCAACTCAAGGCCTCAACGGGTAAAGGCGGTAGCCACTGATGCGACACCTGCGAAAGCTAAAAAGGCAAAAGCAACAAAAGCAAAGGCAACGAAAGAGGACAAGCCTACTGTAAAGAAGGCGCCGGCAAAAAAAGCTGCCGCCAAGAAAAAGGCATCCGAGTAA
- the rpmD gene encoding 50S ribosomal protein L30, whose amino-acid sequence MGKIRVTKIKSTIEKDERQKRTMKALGLNKIGASNEMENTPAIAGMVRKVLHLVKVENI is encoded by the coding sequence ATGGGAAAGATTAGAGTCACTAAGATTAAAAGCACCATCGAAAAGGATGAGCGCCAGAAAAGAACAATGAAAGCACTGGGTCTGAACAAAATCGGTGCAAGCAATGAAATGGAAAATACTCCTGCCATTGCCGGAATGGTCCGCAAAGTTTTGCATTTAGTAAAGGTAGAGAACATTTAA
- the rplF gene encoding 50S ribosomal protein L6, which produces MSRIGKAPITLPKTVSVEIMSGNVVKVKGPKGELFQTVDPDITVKVDNGILSVERPTEQKRHKSLHGTYRALLNNMVTGVSDGYTKQMELVGVGFRADVAKQVLSLQVGYSHPVVVLLPKEITASAKQDKGQNPIVTLECSDKDLLGLVCAKIRSIRKPEPYKGKGIKFVGESLRRKAGKSASKK; this is translated from the coding sequence ATGTCACGAATAGGCAAAGCGCCCATCACTCTTCCGAAAACTGTTTCGGTTGAAATCATGAGCGGAAACGTAGTAAAGGTAAAGGGACCCAAGGGAGAATTATTCCAAACGGTGGATCCGGATATTACCGTGAAGGTAGACAACGGAATTTTGAGCGTTGAAAGACCGACAGAACAAAAGCGCCATAAATCATTACATGGTACTTACCGTGCGTTGTTAAATAATATGGTAACTGGTGTTTCGGATGGCTATACTAAACAAATGGAACTGGTAGGTGTGGGTTTCCGTGCCGATGTAGCCAAACAAGTGCTCAGCCTTCAGGTTGGTTATTCTCACCCGGTGGTGGTTTTGCTGCCGAAAGAAATTACAGCTTCTGCGAAGCAAGATAAAGGCCAGAACCCTATCGTCACTTTAGAGTGTAGCGATAAGGATTTGCTGGGTTTGGTATGTGCCAAAATTCGCTCTATACGGAAGCCGGAACCCTATAAAGGAAAAGGTATCAAGTTTGTTGGTGAATCACTGAGAAGAAAAGCAGGTAAATCAGCATCTAAAAAATAA
- a CDS encoding nucleotidyltransferase domain-containing protein: MKLNETQRQIIRQFFLDKPVLRAYVFGSYARGDAHEDSDIDLLVDWDYSKPIGWTYISAWRELKEKLQKEVDLVSLKWLDPSLEKVIHRDKQLIYERKDG, translated from the coding sequence ATGAAACTTAACGAAACTCAAAGGCAAATTATCCGGCAGTTCTTTTTGGATAAACCAGTGTTGCGCGCTTATGTTTTCGGCTCCTATGCCCGGGGCGATGCCCATGAGGACAGCGATATAGATTTGCTTGTTGATTGGGATTATTCAAAGCCCATTGGTTGGACATACATCAGCGCTTGGAGGGAGTTGAAAGAAAAGCTACAGAAGGAAGTGGATTTGGTATCGCTCAAATGGTTAGATCCTTCTCTGGAAAAAGTTATTCACCGCGACAAGCAACTGATTTATGAAAGAAAGGACGGGTGA
- the rplE gene encoding 50S ribosomal protein L5 codes for MKTAKYAPRLAKRYKDEIAPALMKKFNYTSVMQVPCLKKICLNQGVNGATTDKKLVDVAVNEMTAIAGQKAVATYAKKAISNFKLREGMPIGTRVTLRQERMYEFLDRLVSVSLPRVRDFKGVNNKAFDGRGNYTLGIKEQIIFPEMEIDKVTRINGMDITFVTNAKTNEEAYALLEALGIPFKKDIKA; via the coding sequence ATGAAGACAGCGAAATATGCTCCGCGCCTAGCGAAGCGCTACAAAGACGAAATTGCTCCGGCATTAATGAAGAAGTTCAATTACACTTCTGTCATGCAGGTTCCTTGCTTAAAAAAGATTTGTTTGAATCAAGGTGTGAACGGCGCTACGACCGATAAAAAGTTGGTGGATGTGGCTGTGAACGAAATGACTGCTATTGCTGGTCAGAAAGCCGTTGCTACGTATGCCAAGAAGGCCATTTCCAATTTTAAATTGCGTGAGGGAATGCCTATCGGCACTCGCGTTACTTTACGTCAAGAAAGAATGTATGAGTTCTTAGACCGTCTGGTTTCCGTTTCATTGCCTCGTGTTCGTGACTTCAAAGGAGTGAACAACAAGGCTTTTGATGGACGCGGCAATTATACACTGGGTATTAAGGAGCAGATTATTTTCCCTGAAATGGAAATTGATAAGGTAACTAGAATTAACGGGATGGACATCACGTTCGTCACCAATGCCAAGACCAATGAAGAGGCCTATGCTCTTTTAGAGGCATTAGGTATCCCTTTCAAAAAAGATATTAAAGCATAA
- the rpsH gene encoding 30S ribosomal protein S8 has protein sequence MIIDPISDYLTRIRNAQQAGHRIVEIPASKTKKKITEILYDHGYILKYKFEDSENNQGVIKIALKFDSNTKEPVIKNLKRVSTPGLRQYRGHEELPRVLSGLGIAIISTSKGLMTDKQARTQGIGGEVLCEIF, from the coding sequence ATGATTATTGATCCTATTTCAGATTATTTGACCAGAATCAGAAACGCACAACAAGCGGGACACCGTATTGTGGAGATTCCGGCCTCTAAGACTAAGAAGAAAATAACCGAGATTCTTTACGATCACGGTTATATTTTAAAGTATAAGTTTGAAGACTCTGAAAACAATCAGGGTGTTATCAAAATAGCTTTGAAATTTGATAGCAACACGAAAGAGCCCGTGATTAAAAACCTGAAAAGGGTTTCTACACCTGGTTTGCGTCAGTATCGTGGTCATGAGGAGTTGCCGCGCGTATTAAGCGGATTGGGAATTGCCATCATTTCCACTTCAAAAGGTCTGATGACAGACAAGCAGGCAAGAACGCAAGGCATTGGTGGAGAAGTTTTGTGTGAGATTTTCTAA
- a CDS encoding PorP/SprF family type IX secretion system membrane protein: MKTSLQLAVHSSRIWKNLSYKFAFCFFIVLNGPSLTVKAQDIHFTQFFTTPLILNPAQTGYYDGNYRIGFNFKAQWPWAAPNSTYNYHTESPYIDFSFGERKIKTGWMGIGLHFLNDEAGDGRLTSRRFGLSYAYHQSFDKKHRYVLSAGASLNYVVRSVDYDKFYFNNQWIEDNGFDPSVNSNEPFTHQSFSFFDVSAGLHFGARVSEKVKLGGGFSLLHINRPKNSFYGGNVRLGFRYQANVSADYQISNSFSLSLQAYYGYEKKSSEIMFGSLAGYSFQSRKNVVGDHMLYLGAYYRLKDALAPVLGYQYKSTRILLNYDITLSKLMPTGRANGGPELSIVHIGKWNKEFNGKKVYCPRM; the protein is encoded by the coding sequence ATGAAGACGAGTTTACAGTTGGCGGTTCACAGTTCACGGATATGGAAGAATCTTTCATACAAATTTGCCTTCTGTTTTTTTATTGTCCTCAACGGTCCATCGTTAACGGTCAAAGCTCAGGACATTCACTTCACTCAATTCTTTACCACGCCTCTCATCCTTAATCCGGCACAAACCGGTTATTACGACGGCAACTATCGAATCGGTTTCAACTTTAAAGCACAATGGCCTTGGGCGGCCCCAAACTCCACTTACAATTACCACACAGAATCACCCTACATTGATTTTTCTTTCGGCGAACGCAAAATTAAAACCGGTTGGATGGGCATTGGGTTACACTTCTTGAATGACGAAGCCGGTGATGGTCGTCTGACTTCTCGTCGGTTTGGATTGAGCTATGCCTATCATCAATCTTTCGACAAGAAACATCGCTACGTTCTTTCGGCCGGCGCTTCGCTGAACTATGTGGTGCGCTCTGTAGATTATGACAAATTCTATTTCAACAATCAGTGGATTGAAGATAACGGCTTTGATCCTTCGGTGAATTCAAACGAACCTTTCACCCATCAGTCTTTCAGTTTCTTTGATGTAAGTGCGGGTTTGCATTTTGGCGCTAGGGTGTCAGAGAAAGTGAAGCTCGGCGGCGGCTTTTCTTTATTACACATTAACCGTCCTAAAAATTCATTTTATGGAGGCAACGTACGTCTGGGCTTCCGCTATCAAGCGAATGTGAGTGCAGACTATCAAATCTCGAATAGCTTTTCTTTAAGTCTTCAGGCCTATTACGGTTATGAAAAGAAATCTTCCGAAATTATGTTCGGCTCTTTAGCAGGATATAGTTTTCAAAGCCGGAAGAATGTAGTGGGCGATCACATGCTATATCTCGGCGCATACTACCGCCTCAAAGATGCCCTAGCTCCGGTGCTGGGCTATCAATATAAATCAACGCGCATCTTGCTGAACTACGATATAACTCTTTCCAAGTTGATGCCCACAGGAAGAGCCAACGGCGGACCGGAACTTTCCATTGTTCACATTGGTAAATGGAATAAAGAATTTAACGGGAAGAAAGTTTATTGCCCCAGAATGTAA
- a CDS encoding POT family MFS transporter: MNKITAYWNDLKRFPKATPYILGNEAAERFSFYGMKAILTTFLATTFYVHYGNSHAAANETTHMFISAAYMFSVLGGLLADWMIGKYKTILWLSIVYVIGHLCLALFELNLNGFMFGLFLIALGSGGIKPCVSANVGDQFDASNKNLISKLYDIFYFSINFGAFFSQLTIPYLKEHYGPAVAFGIPGVLMAIATVIFWMGRKRYNMVQPTGEHKKLAMKLLGLLGIYGVLRLLLWQQGMEATVVMGMQLSAWLIVAMLVVKLIDSYLYPTNVFLDVNLHALLNLGKKKSDVGFLDSVKGMFPADRIDGFKEVWKVLVVFSFIPVFWALYDQNGSEWVLQATQLDLNFMGRTWLAEQVQSINAVLILVFVPVFSIFLYPMVNDWGIKVTPLRKIGMGFLLTCLSFVIIAWIQSQLDAGLKPNVGWQILAYVILTAGEVMVSVTGLEYAYTQAPLSMKSTVMAFWLLTVSVGNYLVSSINSNIQNHGFFSQFDGASYYWLFCGVMAGTTVVYVFVTMMIKPKPTFATPSVIDIHE, translated from the coding sequence ATGAATAAAATCACGGCATACTGGAACGACCTGAAACGTTTCCCGAAAGCGACTCCTTACATACTCGGCAACGAGGCAGCAGAGCGCTTTAGCTTTTATGGTATGAAGGCCATCCTGACCACCTTTTTGGCGACTACCTTCTACGTGCATTACGGCAACTCGCACGCCGCGGCGAATGAAACGACGCACATGTTTATTTCGGCGGCCTATATGTTTTCGGTGCTCGGAGGTCTGCTGGCCGACTGGATGATTGGAAAATATAAAACCATTTTGTGGTTGTCTATCGTGTATGTGATCGGCCATTTGTGTCTGGCTTTATTTGAATTGAACCTGAACGGTTTTATGTTCGGCCTCTTCTTGATAGCACTGGGTTCGGGTGGAATCAAGCCTTGTGTGAGTGCTAACGTGGGCGATCAGTTTGATGCCTCTAATAAGAATCTGATTTCAAAACTTTATGACATCTTTTATTTCAGCATCAACTTCGGTGCGTTCTTCTCGCAGTTGACGATTCCTTATCTCAAAGAACACTACGGCCCTGCGGTGGCCTTTGGTATTCCGGGTGTTTTGATGGCGATAGCTACGGTGATTTTCTGGATGGGAAGGAAACGGTATAATATGGTTCAACCTACCGGGGAACATAAAAAATTGGCGATGAAACTCTTGGGATTGTTGGGCATTTATGGTGTGTTGCGCTTATTGCTTTGGCAACAAGGCATGGAAGCAACCGTGGTGATGGGAATGCAATTGAGTGCCTGGTTGATTGTAGCGATGTTGGTTGTTAAGTTGATTGATTCCTATTTATATCCCACCAATGTTTTCTTGGATGTAAATCTTCATGCCTTGTTGAACCTTGGCAAAAAGAAAAGCGACGTGGGCTTTTTGGATTCGGTGAAAGGAATGTTTCCGGCAGACAGGATAGATGGATTTAAAGAAGTGTGGAAGGTGTTGGTTGTGTTTTCTTTCATTCCGGTATTCTGGGCGCTTTATGATCAGAATGGAAGTGAGTGGGTGTTACAAGCGACGCAACTCGATTTGAATTTTATGGGAAGAACCTGGCTGGCTGAGCAGGTGCAATCTATCAACGCCGTTTTGATTTTGGTTTTCGTACCGGTGTTTTCTATTTTCCTTTATCCGATGGTGAATGATTGGGGAATTAAAGTAACGCCGCTTCGGAAAATTGGTATGGGCTTTCTCCTCACTTGTTTGTCTTTCGTCATCATCGCTTGGATTCAATCGCAGTTAGATGCCGGCTTGAAACCAAATGTAGGCTGGCAGATTTTGGCTTATGTGATATTAACCGCTGGAGAAGTAATGGTAAGCGTTACTGGTCTGGAATATGCTTATACGCAGGCGCCACTCAGTATGAAGAGTACGGTGATGGCGTTTTGGTTGTTAACGGTTTCGGTGGGTAATTACCTTGTATCTTCCATCAATAGCAATATTCAGAATCACGGGTTCTTCAGCCAGTTTGACGGAGCTTCCTACTATTGGTTGTTCTGTGGAGTGATGGCGGGAACAACTGTAGTTTATGTATTTGTTACGATGATGATTAAACCCAAACCAACCTTTGCAACACCTTCGGTGATTGATATCCACGAGTAA
- a CDS encoding HU family DNA-binding protein, which yields MNKGELVEKIAKDAKITKVQANEALDAVISNVTGTLSKGGKVTLVGFGTFSITKRKARKGRNPQTGKEINIKAKKVAKFKAGTELAKKVNK from the coding sequence ATGAACAAAGGTGAACTCGTAGAAAAAATCGCAAAAGATGCAAAGATTACTAAAGTTCAAGCCAACGAGGCTTTGGATGCAGTAATCAGCAACGTAACCGGTACGCTGTCAAAAGGCGGAAAGGTAACGCTGGTAGGTTTCGGAACTTTCTCTATTACGAAGCGCAAAGCCCGCAAAGGCCGCAATCCGCAAACCGGAAAAGAAATCAACATCAAGGCAAAGAAGGTAGCTAAATTCAAAGCTGGTACTGAGTTGGCTAAGAAGGTGAACAAATAG
- the recG gene encoding ATP-dependent DNA helicase RecG — MKSLLQSPIEYLKGVGPQRGELLRKEFEVQTFGDLLSHYPFRYVDRSIIHQIKEINPNTQYIQLKGTISGFKLLGEKRQRRLIASFHDATCHIELVWFQSIDWIMKTLKVKEEYLVFGKPHLFNGEYNMPHPEVEIFTEEIKTEGKGLQPVYSSTEKMKKRGLDSRGLQRLMQTLTEQLKGNDLPEILPNELLQRYRMMPRFDAMMNIHFPKNEQVLHEAVRRLKFEELFLLQLQMLKSKHQRKEISTGFVFEKIDHYFDQFYKGHLPFELTGAQKRVVKEIRKDTLTGKQMNRLLQGDVGSGKTVVALLVMLMALDNGFQSCLMAPTEILANQHYENMVQMLAGMGVEVALLTGNVKSKARKYILENLAEGKIHILIGTHALIEDAVIFKNLGMAVIDEQHRFGVEQRARLWKKNSLPPHVLVMTATPIPRTLAMTVYGDLDVSVIDELPPGRKPVRTVHRSDAQRLRVFGFIHDEIAKGRQVYIVYPLIEESEALDLKHLMDGYESISRAFPKPQYQISIVHGKMRPADKDFEMQQFVKGKTQIMVATTVIEVGVNVPNASVMVIENAERFGLAQLHQLRGRVGRGAEQSFCILMTGKKMTNESRRRISVLCQTNDGFVIAEEDLKLRGPGDIEGTQQSGVVNLRLADLVQDGNILEAARNAAEEILDNDPLLKEATHQPLLRHLDEILKEKVWSKIS; from the coding sequence ATGAAATCATTACTTCAATCACCTATCGAATATTTGAAAGGCGTTGGTCCGCAACGCGGCGAATTGCTGCGAAAAGAATTTGAAGTGCAAACCTTCGGCGATTTGCTGTCGCATTATCCCTTCCGCTATGTGGATCGAAGTATTATTCATCAGATAAAAGAGATCAATCCCAATACGCAATACATCCAGTTGAAAGGAACCATCAGCGGTTTCAAACTGTTGGGTGAAAAACGCCAGCGAAGACTCATCGCTTCTTTTCACGATGCCACCTGCCATATTGAATTGGTTTGGTTTCAAAGCATTGATTGGATTATGAAAACACTCAAGGTAAAAGAAGAGTATCTGGTGTTTGGCAAACCGCATCTTTTCAATGGCGAATACAACATGCCGCATCCAGAGGTAGAAATTTTTACGGAGGAAATAAAAACAGAAGGCAAGGGACTGCAACCCGTTTATTCTTCCACCGAAAAAATGAAGAAGCGGGGACTCGATTCGCGCGGTCTGCAAAGACTGATGCAAACCCTCACCGAACAATTGAAAGGGAACGACCTTCCCGAAATTCTTCCGAATGAATTATTGCAGCGCTACCGGATGATGCCGCGCTTCGATGCCATGATGAATATTCATTTTCCGAAAAACGAACAAGTACTTCATGAAGCCGTTCGTCGGTTGAAATTTGAAGAACTGTTTTTGTTGCAATTGCAGATGCTGAAATCTAAACATCAACGAAAAGAAATCAGCACGGGATTTGTTTTTGAAAAGATTGACCATTACTTCGATCAATTCTACAAAGGGCATTTGCCATTCGAGTTGACCGGTGCGCAAAAAAGAGTGGTGAAAGAAATTCGCAAAGACACCCTCACCGGAAAACAGATGAACCGTTTGCTGCAAGGCGACGTGGGCAGCGGAAAAACGGTGGTGGCTTTGCTCGTGATGTTGATGGCCTTGGATAATGGTTTTCAATCTTGCCTGATGGCACCGACAGAAATTCTGGCGAATCAACATTATGAAAACATGGTGCAGATGCTGGCCGGTATGGGAGTGGAAGTAGCACTGCTGACCGGCAATGTGAAAAGCAAAGCTCGCAAGTATATTCTTGAAAATCTGGCGGAAGGGAAAATTCACATCCTCATCGGTACACATGCTTTGATAGAAGATGCAGTGATTTTTAAAAACCTCGGCATGGCGGTGATTGATGAACAACATCGCTTTGGTGTAGAGCAACGCGCGCGCCTCTGGAAGAAAAATAGTTTGCCTCCACATGTATTGGTGATGACCGCCACACCTATTCCGCGCACGCTGGCTATGACGGTTTATGGCGACCTCGATGTTTCGGTGATTGATGAATTGCCGCCGGGCAGAAAGCCGGTGCGTACCGTCCATCGCAGCGATGCGCAACGTTTGAGGGTGTTTGGTTTTATCCATGATGAAATTGCCAAGGGCAGGCAGGTGTATATCGTCTATCCTTTGATTGAAGAAAGCGAAGCTCTCGACCTCAAACATTTGATGGATGGATATGAAAGTATCTCTCGCGCTTTTCCCAAACCACAATATCAAATCAGCATTGTTCATGGAAAAATGCGACCGGCTGATAAGGACTTCGAGATGCAGCAGTTTGTAAAAGGCAAAACACAAATCATGGTGGCTACCACAGTGATTGAGGTAGGCGTAAACGTTCCTAATGCTTCGGTGATGGTGATAGAGAATGCCGAACGATTCGGGCTGGCTCAACTACATCAGTTGCGAGGAAGAGTCGGCAGAGGAGCCGAACAATCATTCTGTATCTTGATGACCGGCAAGAAAATGACGAACGAAAGTCGGCGACGGATTTCTGTGCTCTGCCAAACCAACGATGGCTTCGTGATTGCTGAAGAAGATTTGAAACTTCGCGGTCCCGGCGATATAGAAGGCACACAACAAAGTGGTGTGGTCAATCTCCGCCTGGCCGACCTGGTTCAGGATGGAAATATTTTAGAGGCGGCAAGAAATGCGGCAGAAGAAATATTAGATAACGATCCTTTGCTCAAAGAAGCGACGCATCAGCCTTTGCTTCGACACTTGGATGAAATACTGAAAGAAAAAGTTTGGAGCAAAATCAGTTAA
- a CDS encoding DUF86 domain-containing protein, producing MKERTGDSARLQHILNCVSDLEHIMNEVSEDSFYRNNEKKYAVERVLEIIGEAVNKISPATLAKSKHGIPWRDIVDFRNVVTHEYFRVDYTLIYKLATEEIPKVRTAVQFLIETQKK from the coding sequence ATGAAAGAAAGGACGGGTGATTCAGCACGGTTGCAACACATTCTGAATTGTGTTTCGGACTTGGAGCATATCATGAATGAGGTTAGCGAAGATTCTTTCTATCGCAATAATGAAAAGAAATATGCCGTAGAGCGTGTGTTGGAAATAATTGGTGAGGCGGTCAACAAAATCTCTCCGGCTACGCTCGCCAAATCTAAACACGGTATTCCGTGGCGGGATATTGTTGACTTTAGAAATGTAGTGACGCATGAATATTTTCGCGTGGACTATACGTTGATTTATAAGCTGGCTACCGAAGAGATTCCAAAAGTGAGGACTGCTGTGCAGTTTTTAATTGAAACTCAGAAAAAATAA
- a CDS encoding nucleotidyltransferase domain-containing protein codes for MIHKSIANKLPLLISLLRNHKVKRAYAFGSVCTDRFNPESDVDLLIAFQDDLDPIEYGDLYWSLDEKLPELLNRPVDIITEKQLRNPYFIKVMNRTKTPIYEG; via the coding sequence ATGATTCATAAGAGTATAGCAAACAAATTGCCCCTGCTGATAAGCTTGTTGCGCAATCATAAGGTGAAGCGGGCTTATGCCTTTGGCTCAGTATGTACGGACCGATTTAATCCGGAAAGCGATGTGGATTTGCTCATTGCCTTTCAGGATGATTTAGACCCCATTGAATACGGCGACTTGTACTGGTCACTGGATGAAAAGTTGCCTGAGTTGTTGAATCGTCCGGTGGATATTATTACGGAGAAGCAACTTCGCAATCCCTATTTTATCAAGGTGATGAATCGAACCAAAACTCCGATTTATGAAGGATGA
- a CDS encoding transposase, producing the protein MFDGRDVNDKETQNIAIDGDRGDFKKTQNIASLRYSPIGKIAAAFWTEIPKHFPFVELDEFIVMPNHVHGILFFNKPEYRDWKPNQFGPQSQNLASVIRGYKVGVKKHATMNEIDFAWQSRFYDHIIRSEKDLNNIRQYIIDNPAKWAEDKENLQNLWM; encoded by the coding sequence GTGTTTGATGGTAGAGATGTCAATGATAAAGAGACGCAAAATATTGCGATTGATGGTGATAGGGGCGATTTTAAAAAGACGCAAAATATTGCGTCTCTACGGTACAGCCCTATCGGCAAAATTGCCGCAGCATTCTGGACAGAAATTCCAAAACATTTTCCTTTTGTGGAATTGGATGAATTTATTGTGATGCCCAATCATGTTCATGGTATCTTGTTTTTCAATAAACCGGAATACCGAGATTGGAAACCGAACCAGTTCGGGCCACAGTCTCAAAACCTTGCCTCGGTCATTCGCGGTTATAAGGTAGGGGTAAAAAAACACGCGACCATGAATGAAATTGATTTTGCCTGGCAATCGAGATTTTATGACCACATTATCCGCAGCGAAAAGGATTTGAACAATATCAGGCAATATATCATAGATAACCCGGCAAAATGGGCAGAGGATAAAGAGAACCTCCAAAACCTGTGGATGTAG
- the pdxH gene encoding pyridoxamine 5'-phosphate oxidase, with translation MSTSKDLHDYRRNYTLHELTEDKISPNPYEQFGWWFEDAGNGDVLEPNAMILSTATKEGKPSSRVVLLKSFDENGFVFYTNYHSKKGRDLSENNQASLLFFWEKLERQVRIEGTVEKLETHLSEEYFASRPYESRLGAMVSEQSEEIPSRKFLEDKLEKLKQADHVQRPEHWGGFVLKPNYFEFWQGRASRLHDRIVYTSDLDEAWKIKRLSP, from the coding sequence ATGTCAACATCAAAAGACTTGCATGATTATCGACGCAACTATACCCTGCATGAATTAACCGAAGATAAAATCTCTCCGAACCCCTATGAGCAATTTGGTTGGTGGTTTGAAGATGCTGGAAATGGTGACGTTCTGGAACCCAACGCCATGATTCTTTCTACCGCAACTAAAGAAGGCAAACCCTCTTCGCGGGTAGTTCTTTTGAAATCTTTTGACGAAAACGGGTTTGTGTTCTACACAAATTATCACAGCAAGAAAGGAAGAGATCTCAGCGAAAACAATCAAGCCTCCCTTCTTTTCTTTTGGGAAAAACTGGAGCGCCAGGTTCGAATCGAAGGAACGGTCGAGAAGTTGGAGACTCATTTATCCGAAGAATACTTTGCCTCCCGACCTTATGAAAGCCGTCTGGGTGCTATGGTGTCCGAACAAAGCGAGGAGATTCCTTCTCGCAAATTTTTAGAAGATAAACTAGAAAAATTGAAGCAAGCAGATCATGTTCAGCGCCCTGAGCACTGGGGAGGGTTTGTCCTAAAGCCAAACTATTTTGAATTCTGGCAAGGAAGAGCCAGCCGCTTGCACGACCGGATTGTCTATACTTCAGACCTCGACGAGGCCTGGAAAATTAAACGCCTCTCGCCCTAA